Proteins encoded together in one Nitrospirota bacterium window:
- a CDS encoding transcriptional regulator — protein sequence MAITRRFRETIFKRVEKDSKFRRQMLIEAVNELLIGDLEAGKAILRDYINATITFQGLAGKLKKSSKSIHRMLGPNGNPRAENIIEIIKILQMHERISLHVRAELLAA from the coding sequence ATGGCAATAACAAGAAGATTTCGTGAGACAATTTTTAAAAGAGTTGAAAAGGACTCCAAATTCCGCAGGCAGATGCTGATCGAGGCTGTTAATGAACTTCTCATCGGAGACCTTGAAGCAGGCAAGGCGATTCTTCGTGACTACATTAACGCAACGATTACTTTTCAGGGACTCGCAGGAAAGCTGAAAAAATCCAGCAAAAGTATTCATCGTATGCTTGGTCCTAATGGAAATCCGCGCGCTGAAAATATCATTGAAATTATTAAGATACTTCAAATGCATGAACGGATTTCCCTTCATGTGAGGGCAGAACTTTTAGCAGCGTGA
- the pheS gene encoding phenylalanine--tRNA ligase subunit alpha translates to MLDTDSFKKAFLSELAKAASTVELQQVRIKYLGKKGLLTALLKNLSTIPAEEKRPFGKVVNELKGFVENEIASKESAMGNADLKKRLSSETIDVTLPGKYTPAGREHPINKVLREIEDIFVSMGFGIEEGPQVELDYYNFEALNMPKDHPARDMQDTFYITDDVMLRTHTSPVQIRTMEKKKPPLRFIAPGKVYRCDADVSHTPMFHQVEGLMVDTDISFSDLKGVLETFIHRMFSPETPVRFRPSFFPFTEPSAEVDIGCIFCEGRGCQVCKGTGWLEILGAGMVNPRVFEMVGYNPEIFTGFAFGMGVERITMLKYGIDDIRLFFENDLRFLRQF, encoded by the coding sequence ATGCTTGACACAGACTCTTTCAAAAAGGCGTTTCTCAGTGAATTAGCTAAGGCTGCGTCTACAGTTGAGCTTCAGCAGGTGCGGATTAAATACCTCGGGAAAAAGGGACTGCTGACAGCTCTGCTTAAAAACCTTTCTACAATACCCGCTGAAGAAAAACGGCCTTTTGGGAAAGTGGTAAATGAGCTTAAAGGATTCGTTGAAAACGAGATCGCCTCAAAAGAATCTGCTATGGGCAATGCAGACCTTAAGAAGAGACTCTCATCAGAGACTATAGATGTAACACTTCCCGGAAAATACACACCTGCAGGCAGGGAACACCCGATAAATAAAGTTCTTAGGGAGATTGAAGATATTTTTGTTTCAATGGGTTTTGGCATTGAAGAGGGACCGCAGGTTGAGCTTGATTACTATAACTTTGAAGCATTGAACATGCCGAAAGACCACCCTGCACGGGACATGCAGGATACATTCTACATCACGGACGACGTGATGCTGAGGACCCACACCTCTCCTGTTCAGATAAGGACCATGGAAAAAAAGAAACCGCCTCTGAGATTCATTGCACCGGGCAAGGTTTACAGGTGCGACGCTGATGTTTCCCATACACCCATGTTTCATCAGGTTGAGGGCTTGATGGTTGATACGGATATCTCTTTCAGCGACCTCAAAGGCGTGCTTGAAACATTCATCCACAGGATGTTCAGCCCTGAGACTCCTGTAAGGTTCAGGCCGAGCTTTTTCCCTTTCACAGAGCCTTCGGCAGAGGTTGATATAGGATGCATATTCTGCGAAGGCAGGGGCTGTCAGGTGTGCAAGGGAACAGGATGGCTTGAGATACTCGGAGCCGGCATGGTAAACCCGCGGGTTTTTGAGATGGTCGGATACAATCCGGAAATCTTCACCGGCTTTGCATTCGGCATGGGCGTGGAGAGAATAACCATGCTCAAATATGGGATTGACGACATCAGGCTTTTCTTTGAAAACGACCTGAGATTTTTAAGGCAGTTTTAG
- a CDS encoding translation initiation factor IF-3 has protein sequence MSKHIRVNEQIRAKEVRLIDADGNQAGIVSVREALELADQKELDLVEVSPEANPPVCKLLDFGKYKYQMSKKQAPSKKIDIKEIKIRPQIGIHDLELKVRNIRRFLDEGHKAKVMMFFRGREMARPELGLMVFERLTQMLPGKFNIEMKQKLEGNHITMVLGPSSK, from the coding sequence ATAAGCAAACACATAAGGGTAAACGAACAGATAAGGGCAAAGGAAGTCAGGCTTATTGACGCTGATGGCAACCAGGCAGGGATTGTTTCTGTCAGAGAGGCTTTAGAACTTGCTGACCAAAAAGAACTTGATCTGGTGGAGGTATCGCCTGAGGCAAATCCTCCGGTATGCAAACTGCTTGATTTTGGTAAATATAAATACCAGATGAGCAAAAAACAGGCTCCGAGCAAAAAGATTGACATAAAAGAGATAAAGATAAGGCCTCAGATAGGCATACACGATCTGGAGTTGAAAGTAAGGAATATACGGCGTTTTCTGGATGAAGGGCATAAGGCTAAGGTGATGATGTTCTTCAGGGGAAGAGAGATGGCAAGGCCGGAGCTTGGATTGATGGTTTTCGAAAGGTTGACCCAGATGCTGCCCGGCAAGTTTAATATAGAGATGAAGCAAAAACTTGAAGGTAATCATATTACCATGGTGCTTGGGCCGAGCAGCAAATAA
- the rpmI gene encoding 50S ribosomal protein L35, with translation MPKIKTHRGAAKRFKVTGTGKIKRSKAYKSHILTGKPSKRTRKLRTATLVSKAEHSKIKKLLPYM, from the coding sequence ATGCCAAAGATTAAAACGCATAGAGGGGCGGCAAAGAGATTTAAGGTTACAGGCACAGGGAAAATAAAGAGGAGCAAGGCTTATAAGAGCCACATCCTTACAGGCAAGCCCTCAAAAAGAACAAGAAAGCTTAGGACTGCGACTCTCGTTTCAAAAGCAGAGCACAGCAAAATAAAAAAACTTTTACCATATATGTAG
- the thrS gene encoding threonine--tRNA ligase: MLKEIKIKINAVNFNSPEGREIYRHSASHIMAHAVKEIFPAVKLAIGPATDEGFYYDFDIDRPFTPEDLVLIENKMKELIKKDNQFTRKTLPRKDAIVLFKKMGEDYKVELLSEIADDKVSVYEEGGFVDLCRGPHVPATGFIKAFKLLSIAGAYWRGSEKNKMLQRIYGTAFADEKSLKDYLVFLEEVKKRDHRKLGKELDLFSISEDIGPGLILWHPNGAIIRKTIEDFWRDEHYKAGYNLLYSPHIAKLNLWQRSGHLDFYRENMYSPMEIDGIEYELKPMNCPFHTSIYKSSLRSYRELPIRYAELGTVYRYERSGVLHGLLRVRGFTQDDAHIFCREDQIESEISSILDFTLFILKTFGFDSYDVYLSTRPEKYVGTLENWESSTNALKQALDKKGLSYRVDPGEGVFYGPKIDIKIKDSLNRSWQCSTIQVDFNNPERFDVTYRGSDGKDHRPIMIHRALMGSLERFFGILIEHYAGAFPLWLAPVQIGILTISERHSAYALKTADALKLNGIRIEANLENEKIGYKIREATIRKVPYLVIIGDKESAENKLTVRKRNGENMGPFTIDELIEIIKTEIGSRH; the protein is encoded by the coding sequence ATTTTAAAGGAGATTAAGATTAAAATTAACGCTGTCAACTTTAACTCGCCCGAAGGAAGGGAGATTTACAGGCACAGCGCCTCACACATCATGGCGCATGCTGTAAAAGAAATATTTCCTGCCGTTAAACTCGCAATAGGCCCGGCAACGGACGAGGGTTTTTATTACGATTTTGATATAGACCGGCCGTTTACACCGGAAGACCTTGTTTTGATAGAAAACAAAATGAAAGAACTAATAAAAAAAGATAACCAGTTTACAAGAAAAACTCTACCAAGAAAAGATGCGATAGTGTTGTTTAAAAAGATGGGCGAGGATTACAAGGTAGAGCTTCTCTCGGAGATTGCGGATGATAAAGTATCCGTATATGAAGAGGGAGGATTTGTTGATCTGTGCAGGGGCCCCCACGTTCCGGCAACGGGGTTTATTAAGGCGTTCAAGCTGCTCAGCATTGCCGGCGCATACTGGCGCGGAAGCGAAAAGAACAAGATGTTACAACGGATATACGGAACTGCATTTGCTGATGAAAAGTCTCTAAAGGATTACCTTGTCTTTCTTGAAGAGGTCAAGAAAAGAGACCATAGAAAACTCGGCAAAGAACTGGACCTTTTCAGCATCAGCGAAGATATCGGGCCGGGATTAATCCTCTGGCATCCTAACGGCGCAATTATAAGAAAAACCATAGAAGATTTCTGGAGAGATGAACATTACAAAGCCGGTTATAATCTCCTCTATTCACCGCACATAGCAAAGCTTAACCTCTGGCAGAGGAGCGGGCATCTTGATTTCTACAGAGAAAATATGTATTCACCGATGGAAATAGATGGCATAGAATATGAACTCAAACCAATGAACTGTCCGTTCCATACAAGCATCTACAAAAGTTCTCTCAGAAGTTACAGGGAACTTCCAATCAGGTATGCAGAGCTTGGAACAGTTTACAGATATGAGCGTTCAGGCGTGCTTCACGGACTCTTGAGGGTCAGAGGTTTTACACAGGATGACGCGCACATATTCTGTAGGGAAGACCAGATAGAAAGCGAGATATCGAGCATCCTGGACTTCACGCTTTTTATTCTTAAGACATTCGGCTTTGATTCATATGATGTTTACCTTTCAACCAGGCCCGAGAAATATGTCGGGACACTTGAAAACTGGGAAAGCTCAACAAACGCACTGAAACAGGCGCTTGATAAAAAAGGGCTGTCATACCGGGTAGACCCGGGCGAAGGCGTTTTTTACGGCCCGAAGATCGACATAAAGATAAAAGACTCATTGAACAGGTCCTGGCAGTGCAGCACAATTCAGGTTGACTTTAACAACCCGGAGAGGTTTGATGTTACTTACAGGGGAAGCGACGGGAAAGACCACAGGCCTATAATGATCCACCGCGCCCTTATGGGCTCGCTTGAAAGGTTTTTCGGAATTCTCATAGAGCATTACGCCGGTGCATTCCCATTATGGCTTGCGCCCGTTCAGATTGGAATACTCACAATTTCAGAAAGACATTCCGCTTATGCGCTAAAAACTGCTGATGCCTTAAAGCTTAACGGTATCAGGATTGAGGCCAATCTTGAAAACGAAAAAATCGGATATAAAATAAGAGAAGCCACTATCAGAAAAGTGCCTTATTTAGTTATAATAGGCGACAAAGAATCAGCTGAGAACAAGCTGACGGTAAGAAAGCGCAATGGTGAAAACATGGGCCCGTTTACAATAGACGAGCTTATAGAGATAATAAAGACTGAAATAGGAAGCAGGCATTAA
- a CDS encoding 4Fe-4S binding protein, with protein MWLVTVDADKCEGCEECVNNCPVAVFKMEGGKADPYQADLCEGCETCVSVCPTGAVTLKEM; from the coding sequence ATGTGGCTTGTAACAGTAGATGCGGATAAGTGCGAAGGATGCGAGGAATGCGTTAACAATTGTCCTGTTGCAGTATTTAAGATGGAGGGCGGAAAGGCAGACCCTTATCAGGCAGACCTATGCGAGGGTTGTGAAACCTGTGTAAGCGTCTGTCCAACAGGGGCAGTTACTCTTAAGGAAATGTAG
- a CDS encoding type II toxin-antitoxin system RelE/ParE family toxin has product MTKLKIAEYITDGHSLFEKWFSGLDANTAAKVASALYRMEQGNLSNVKSAGKGVLEYKIDFGPGYRIYFGMEGNELIILLGGGSKKTQDKDIKKAHALWFQYKANKKAKH; this is encoded by the coding sequence ATGACAAAATTGAAGATTGCTGAGTATATAACTGATGGGCATTCATTATTTGAGAAATGGTTTTCAGGCCTTGATGCAAATACTGCTGCAAAGGTTGCTTCCGCTTTATATAGAATGGAGCAGGGTAATTTATCAAATGTTAAATCAGCAGGGAAGGGCGTATTGGAATACAAAATTGATTTTGGGCCCGGGTACAGAATCTATTTCGGAATGGAGGGCAATGAACTGATTATATTGCTTGGAGGAGGCTCAAAAAAGACACAAGACAAAGACATTAAGAAGGCTCATGCGCTTTGGTTTCAATACAAGGCAAATAAAAAGGCTAAACATTAA
- the rplT gene encoding 50S ribosomal protein L20, with translation MPRAKGGFKTRQRRKKVLEQAKGYYSAKSRLFRIATEAVDKALQYAYRDRKVKKREFRSLWIIRINAAVRAAGLTYSQFIAGVKKAKIALNRKALADMAYNDPKAFSELTESVKKKLAA, from the coding sequence ATGCCAAGGGCTAAAGGTGGATTTAAAACAAGACAGAGAAGAAAGAAAGTTCTTGAACAGGCAAAGGGCTATTATAGCGCAAAGAGCCGTCTATTCAGGATAGCAACAGAAGCGGTTGACAAGGCGCTGCAATATGCTTACAGGGACCGCAAGGTAAAAAAACGCGAGTTCAGGTCTCTCTGGATTATAAGGATCAATGCGGCTGTCAGGGCAGCAGGTTTGACTTACAGTCAATTTATTGCAGGGGTCAAAAAGGCAAAGATTGCTCTAAACAGGAAAGCATTGGCTGATATGGCTTACAATGATCCAAAGGCCTTCAGCGAACTCACAGAGTCCGTTAAGAAAAAGCTTGCTGCATAA